Proteins encoded in a region of the Vicia villosa cultivar HV-30 ecotype Madison, WI linkage group LG5, Vvil1.0, whole genome shotgun sequence genome:
- the LOC131602739 gene encoding berberine bridge enzyme-like 17, whose amino-acid sequence MRKSCFLLTALTILMSISTALSLSPAQNFLTCFSHNSHSHASKVIYTPNNTSFLTILNRKMFLKKFQTASTPKPLVIIAAKDASHVQATILCAKKNSIQIRIRSGGHDYEGYSYVSDVPFVILDMFNINSIDINLQDETAWVDSGATLGKIYYNIAKKSNSLGFPAGSCFSVGAGGFFSGGGYGNMMRKFGLSVDNIIDAKIVDANGNIFDRKSMGEDLFWAIRGGGGASFGVILSWKLKLVHVPPQLTMFNVTRNVDEGATDVVYKWQLVAPKLHKDLFIRAQPTVVQIGNGTKNVVQVIFFGQFLGTTKRLLPLISKSFPELGLKKSDCFSMPWINSTLFAYSRPIGTPLEALLEEPQAGYSKGQSDFVKKPIPREALKSIWKKMIEGPTLFMQWSPYGGRMAEILPSQTPFPHRAGNLFKIQYFNNWTDGSPESIKRHVSFSRSFYKFMTPYVSNSPREAFLNYRDADIGANHPSNTTKFNIARTYGSKYFKGNFKRLVNVKTKVDPENFFRYEQSIPIRTY is encoded by the coding sequence ATGAGGAAATCATGTTTTCTCTTGACAGCCTTAACAATTCTCATGTCTATTTCAACTGCATTATCACTATCACCAGCTCAAAATTTCCTCACTTGTTTTTCTCACAATTCTCATTCTCATGCTTCTAAAGTCATTTACACACCAAACAACACCTCATTTTTGACCATCCTCAACAGGAAAATGTTTCTCAAGAAATTTCAAACAGCATCAACACCGAAACCTTTGGTAATTATAGCTGCAAAAGATGCTTCTCATGTCCAAGCAACAATTTTATGTGCCAAAAAGAACAGTATTCAGATCAGAATCCGAAGCGGAGGCCATGACTATGAAGGTTACTCATATGTATCAGACGTGCCTTTTGTTATACTCGACATGTTTAATATCAATTCGATTGATATCAATTTACAAGACGAAACAGCATGGGTTGATTCTGGTGCAACACTTGGTAAGATTTATTACAACATTGCAAAGAAAAGCAATTCTCTTGGTTTCCCAGCTGGAAGCTGTTTTTCCGTAGGTGCTGGTGGTTTTTTTTCTGGTGGTGGGTATGGAAATATGATGAGAAAATTTGGTCTTTCTGTTGATAATATCATTGATGCGAAAATTGTTGATGCCAATGGTAACATCTTTGATAGAAAATCAATGGGAGAAGATCTATTTTGGGCTATAAGAGGTGGGGGTGGTGCTAGTTTTGGTGTTATTCTTTCATGGAAACTCAAATTGGTTCATGTACCTCCACAACTTACTATGTTCAATGTGACAAGGAATGTGGATGAAGGTGCAACTGATGTTGTTTACAAATGGCAACTAGTTGCACCAAAATTGCATAAAGATCTCTTCATTAGAGCGCAACCTACTGTTGTTCAAATTGGTAATGGGACAAAAAATGTAGTGCAAGTTATATTTTTTGGTCAATTTTTGGGAACCACGAAAAGGCTTTTACCTTTGATAAGTAAAAGTTTTCCtgaattaggtttgaaaaaaagtGATTGTTTTTCAATGCCTTGGATTAATAGCACTCTTTTTGCGTATAGTCGACCAATCGGTACTCCCCTTGAAGCATTGTTGGAGGAGCCTCAAGCAGGTTATTCCAAAGGTCAATCAGATTTTGTGAAGAAGCCTATTCCAAGAGAAGCTTTAAAATCTATATGGAAAAAAATGATTGAAGGTCCGACTTTGTTTATGCAATGGAGTCCTTATGGTGGAAGAATGGCGGAAATATTGCCATCGCAAACTCCATTTCCTCACAGAGCTGGAAACTTATTCAAGATTCAGTATTTTAATAATTGGACTGATGGATCTCCCGAATCTATTAAACGTCATGTGAGTTTTTCAAGGTCGTTTTATAAATTCATGACACCCTATGTTTCAAATTCTCCGAGGGAGGCATTTCTTAACTATAGAGATGCTGATATTGGGGCCAATCACCCAAGTAATACAACCAAATTTAACATTGCTAGAACTTACGGAAGCAAGTATTTCAAAGGAAATTTCAAAAGATTGGTGAATGTGAAAACTAAGGTTGATCCAGAGAATTTTTTCAGATACGAACAAAGTATACCTATTAGGACATACTAA